A stretch of Candidatus Symbiobacter mobilis CR DNA encodes these proteins:
- a CDS encoding DEAD/DEAH box helicase gives MTGFAPKTYQQQVLDSIEAYFHACHALPSPAVAFTATTERLWGRGNPYHPLSGFPADMPYFCLRVPTGGGKTWLAARSIALVNTHLLRTEHSVILWLVPSKPIREQTLRALRDRLHPYHAALREAGPVTVLDLEEAKSVPRATLDTSTTVIVATRQAFQVEDEESRKVYQNSGALMHHFDNLSPTQRDALLHEGEGAERTAPCSLANVLRLRRPFIVVDEAHNSRTPLAFDTLARFRPSGVMELTATPDLERTPSNVLHSVCAAELKAEEMIKLPVVLETEPNWQQCLADAIAKREALHALADQERRVGSPYLRPLVLIQAEPRRAGIDTLDVERVRNELSANHGIPANEIVVATGEEKGLEQIDADYTLGIADPACPVKFVLTQRALAEGWDCPFAYILVSMASLTSATAVEQLLGRVLRQPGAVHRQALELNKSYAFVVSRNFSETAATLRERLVAGAGFERREVADFVAAAKTEQAWLDWAGHAGRVAVPPVTIALTEQPDLHDIPKPVRDKVRWDSLLQTLTITVPLTEDETALLQATVTGASAAAALAQAAETSRTTAIDFFQTPAERGERLRVPQLALRVQGKLQLFDDPEVLDYPWDLPTFDAVPTGDDLRALGAGMKVAEFGEIDIHDQNGTLIPSFLPGVQRDLGLVYRPEHWDEVRLATWLCRNLPEPSLTHASKQAFVAAWVTALLRTEGFTLARANLQKFLIRSLLEARIRALRQRAVSKAFQQTLFGDDAAVRVAVTDQYAYAFHAQAYAPTRDYDGQFGRFDFRKHYYGRIGNFDSNEEFECACRLDILAQQGRIQFWVRNLVRREGCAFFLQKANGRFYPDFVCQLPGKGDQPGPILVVEYKGGYGWANAEDDRLIGGLWASLSEGRCRFVMVKDKQWERIEEQLR, from the coding sequence GTGACCGGATTTGCCCCCAAAACCTACCAACAGCAGGTGCTTGACAGCATCGAGGCCTATTTCCATGCCTGCCATGCGCTGCCTTCGCCTGCGGTGGCCTTCACCGCCACGACTGAGCGCCTGTGGGGGCGCGGCAACCCCTACCACCCGCTCTCGGGTTTTCCTGCCGACATGCCGTACTTCTGCCTGCGGGTTCCCACCGGCGGCGGCAAGACTTGGCTGGCTGCCAGGAGCATCGCGCTGGTCAATACGCATCTGCTGCGAACCGAGCACAGCGTGATCCTGTGGCTGGTACCAAGCAAGCCCATCCGGGAACAGACGCTGCGCGCCTTGCGTGACCGGCTGCATCCTTACCATGCCGCGCTGCGCGAGGCTGGGCCAGTCACGGTCCTGGATTTGGAAGAAGCCAAGAGCGTCCCCCGCGCCACGCTGGACACGTCGACGACCGTCATCGTCGCCACCCGCCAAGCGTTCCAGGTGGAAGACGAAGAATCGCGCAAGGTGTACCAAAACAGTGGCGCGTTGATGCACCACTTCGACAACCTGTCGCCCACCCAGCGCGACGCGCTGCTGCACGAAGGGGAAGGCGCCGAACGCACCGCCCCCTGCTCGCTGGCCAATGTGCTGCGCCTGCGCCGACCGTTCATCGTGGTGGACGAAGCGCACAACAGCCGCACGCCGCTCGCTTTCGACACGCTGGCGCGATTCCGCCCCAGTGGAGTGATGGAGCTGACTGCCACGCCCGACCTGGAACGCACGCCGAGCAATGTGCTCCACAGCGTCTGCGCCGCAGAGCTGAAGGCGGAGGAAATGATCAAGCTCCCGGTGGTACTGGAAACCGAGCCGAACTGGCAGCAATGTCTGGCGGATGCCATCGCCAAGCGAGAAGCCCTGCATGCGCTGGCCGACCAAGAGCGCCGCGTAGGCAGCCCCTACCTGCGTCCGCTCGTGCTGATCCAGGCAGAACCGCGCCGCGCCGGAATCGATACGCTGGACGTGGAACGGGTTCGCAACGAGCTGAGCGCCAACCACGGCATTCCCGCCAACGAGATCGTCGTCGCCACCGGCGAGGAAAAGGGCTTGGAGCAAATCGATGCAGACTACACGCTGGGAATCGCCGACCCCGCCTGCCCGGTCAAGTTCGTCCTGACCCAACGGGCGCTGGCCGAGGGGTGGGATTGCCCTTTTGCGTACATCTTGGTCAGCATGGCCTCGCTGACCTCTGCCACGGCTGTCGAGCAATTGCTGGGGCGCGTGTTGCGCCAACCCGGCGCAGTCCATCGGCAGGCCCTGGAGCTGAACAAGTCGTATGCCTTCGTGGTGTCGCGCAACTTCAGTGAAACCGCAGCCACGTTGCGGGAACGACTGGTCGCGGGCGCTGGATTCGAGCGGCGCGAAGTGGCCGATTTCGTCGCCGCAGCGAAGACAGAACAGGCATGGCTAGATTGGGCGGGACATGCCGGGCGCGTGGCTGTTCCACCTGTGACCATCGCGCTGACCGAACAGCCCGACCTCCACGACATACCCAAGCCGGTTCGCGACAAGGTGCGCTGGGACAGCCTGCTCCAAACGCTAACCATCACCGTGCCGCTGACCGAGGACGAGACTGCATTGCTACAGGCGACGGTCACGGGCGCTTCGGCAGCGGCGGCGCTTGCCCAAGCCGCCGAAACCAGCCGCACCACGGCCATCGATTTCTTCCAGACCCCTGCAGAACGGGGCGAGAGACTGCGCGTTCCACAACTTGCCTTGCGGGTGCAGGGCAAGCTCCAGTTGTTCGACGACCCGGAAGTGCTCGACTACCCGTGGGACTTGCCGACTTTTGATGCCGTACCGACCGGCGACGATCTGCGTGCGCTGGGTGCTGGCATGAAGGTGGCGGAATTTGGCGAGATCGATATCCATGACCAGAATGGAACACTGATCCCATCCTTTCTGCCTGGGGTGCAGCGCGATCTGGGGTTGGTCTATCGGCCCGAGCACTGGGACGAGGTGCGTCTGGCCACATGGCTGTGCCGGAACCTGCCGGAGCCTTCTCTTACGCACGCCAGCAAGCAAGCCTTCGTCGCCGCGTGGGTGACTGCGTTGCTGCGGACGGAAGGCTTTACGCTGGCACGCGCCAATCTGCAAAAGTTTCTGATCCGCAGCCTGCTGGAAGCACGCATCCGTGCGCTGCGCCAACGGGCCGTCAGCAAGGCGTTCCAACAAACGCTGTTTGGCGATGACGCGGCTGTGCGCGTGGCGGTGACCGATCAGTACGCTTATGCGTTCCACGCACAGGCTTATGCGCCGACCCGCGACTACGACGGTCAATTCGGGCGCTTCGACTTTCGCAAGCACTATTACGGGCGCATCGGCAACTTCGATAGCAACGAAGAATTCGAGTGCGCATGCAGGTTGGACATTCTTGCGCAGCAGGGGCGAATCCAGTTCTGGGTTCGCAACCTGGTTCGCCGCGAAGGTTGCGCTTTCTTCCTGCAAAAGGCCAACGGCCGTTTCTACCCGGACTTTGTTTGCCAACTGCCCGGCAAAGGGGACCAGCCTGGCCCGATCCTCGTCGTCGAATACAAAGGCGGGTATGGATGGGCCAACGCAGAGGACGACCGCCTGATCGGCGGCCTGTGGGCGAGCCTTTCCGAAGGACGATGCCGGTTCGTGATGGTCAAGGACAAACAGTGGGAGCGGATCGAGGAGCAGTTGCGATAA
- a CDS encoding type II toxin-antitoxin system VapB family antitoxin translates to MHALVIEDELIEQAIRVSGVQDERQLVETALREFIAQRRKGEAAAPVDALAAVFGQLHWEGDLDAMRRDQ, encoded by the coding sequence ATGCATGCCCTTGTTATTGAAGACGAATTGATCGAGCAAGCCATCCGTGTCAGCGGTGTTCAGGACGAACGCCAGCTTGTCGAAACAGCATTGCGGGAATTCATTGCCCAGCGTCGAAAAGGGGAAGCAGCGGCACCGGTAGACGCGCTTGCGGCAGTCTTTGGCCAGTTGCACTGGGAGGGCGATCTCGACGCAATGAGGAGGGATCAATGA
- the vapC gene encoding type II toxin-antitoxin system VapC family toxin, with amino-acid sequence MILVDSSVWIDYFRGMTTPQTCFLRDEADRSTLVVGDLILCEVLQGFRHNEERERARMLLLGFHYRDMVGQAVALEAAKNYSALRVRGITIRKTIDVLIGTFCLRNGFALLHADRDFDPLAEHLGLHVWRSPSGDGAT; translated from the coding sequence ATGATCCTCGTCGACTCTTCCGTCTGGATCGATTACTTCCGTGGCATGACAACGCCACAAACCTGCTTTTTGCGCGACGAGGCCGATCGTTCCACACTCGTCGTTGGCGATCTGATCCTGTGCGAAGTTTTACAGGGCTTTCGCCACAACGAGGAACGCGAGCGGGCACGAATGCTGCTGCTGGGGTTTCATTACCGCGACATGGTCGGTCAGGCAGTTGCGCTGGAGGCTGCGAAGAATTATTCCGCGCTGCGTGTGCGTGGCATCACGATACGCAAAACCATCGATGTCTTGATCGGCACGTTTTGTCTGCGTAATGGTTTTGCCTTGCTGCATGCGGATCGCGATTTCGACCCGTTGGCCGAACACCTCGGTTTGCACGTCTGGCGCTCTCCATCGGGGGATGGGGCCACATAG
- a CDS encoding Rpn family recombination-promoting nuclease/putative transposase encodes MRFLDVKTDYAFKKVFGSLQSKPVLIDFLNAMLDYAGDRAITDLDIVDPYQIPMLKGMKDTYVDVKAVLANGSAVIIEMQVLNVKGFEARVLYNAAKHYADQLQAGECYTSLCPIIALTLADFVMFHDNEDTVISHFKLIEKKRFIEYTGDIELIFVELPKFTKTIEELENIRDKWIYFIKNAGKLDYIPETMASPMLQQAFTIINKAGMSQEELEMQHKRMDFIFLQRGALEKASNDGLKEGIQQGIQQGIQQGLQEGRQQGLQKGLQEGRQAERAAIAWKALQSGLTPQQVAGLVGLTEAEVMLMMQNGKTE; translated from the coding sequence ATGCGATTTCTTGATGTCAAAACCGACTACGCATTCAAAAAAGTCTTTGGATCTTTGCAGTCCAAACCTGTTCTGATCGATTTTCTCAACGCGATGCTCGATTACGCCGGTGATCGGGCTATCACGGATTTGGACATTGTCGATCCGTACCAAATCCCCATGCTCAAGGGGATGAAAGACACCTATGTCGATGTCAAGGCCGTTTTGGCGAATGGCAGCGCTGTCATCATTGAAATGCAGGTCTTGAACGTCAAGGGCTTCGAAGCGCGCGTCCTATACAACGCGGCCAAGCACTATGCGGACCAACTGCAAGCAGGAGAATGCTACACGAGCCTTTGTCCTATCATTGCGCTCACCCTGGCAGACTTTGTGATGTTCCATGATAACGAAGATACAGTCATCAGCCACTTCAAATTGATTGAGAAAAAGCGGTTTATCGAATACACCGGGGATATCGAGCTGATCTTTGTGGAATTGCCAAAGTTCACCAAGACAATTGAAGAACTGGAAAACATTCGGGATAAATGGATTTACTTCATCAAAAATGCCGGCAAGCTGGACTACATCCCGGAAACCATGGCATCACCGATGCTCCAACAGGCATTCACGATCATCAATAAAGCGGGGATGAGTCAAGAAGAACTGGAAATGCAGCACAAACGGATGGACTTCATTTTTTTGCAACGGGGCGCCTTGGAAAAAGCGAGCAATGATGGGTTGAAAGAAGGTATACAACAAGGTATACAACAAGGTATACAACAAGGGCTGCAAGAAGGGCGACAACAAGGGCTGCAAAAGGGGCTGCAAGAAGGGCGGCAGGCCGAACGAGCGGCCATTGCCTGGAAGGCGCTTCAGAGTGGATTGACGCCGCAACAAGTCGCTGGCTTGGTCGGGCTGACCGAGGCGGAGGTCATGTTGATGATGCAAAACGGCAAGACGGAATAA